CCAACTCCGACACGGTGATGTCCAACGGCGTGCCGAAGGTGGCAACGGTGCTGAACAGTGCGAGCTCACCGTCGCCGGGTCGGTACCCGCGCAGCCGCATCGGCAGCACCACGTCAGTGGGACCGTCGGCAGCGTGCTCATCGGCCACCGGATAGGTGCTGATCTCCCGGAACAACTCGGTGAGGGTGTCGTCCGGCGCGTTGTGCATGGCGCGGGCCAGACTGCCCAGCAGATGACGGCTGTACTCGCCCGGGTTGATCACCCGCCGGGCCAGCCCCTCGGGGTGCAGGCCGGCCCGCATGATGTTCATCGGCGGGGCCAGCAGGTGCTCGGCGACACCCTCGGTGAGGATCGCCACGCTGCGATTGGCGGAGACCAACTCGAAGTGACGGTTCATCACCAATGCTGGGTAGGGCTCGTGCGCCCGCAGCAGCTGCGCCAGCGCGTGCTGCACGGTTTGCATGCCGGGGGCGTTCAACGTGCTCTCCCGGAAGGTGGGCGCAAAGCCGGCGGCCAGCAGCAGCCGGTTGCGTTCACGCAGCGGCACGTCCAGGTGCTCGGCCAGGTGCAGCACCATCTCCCGGCTCGCCTTGGCCCGGCCGGTCTCCACGA
Above is a genomic segment from Sporichthyaceae bacterium containing:
- a CDS encoding helix-turn-helix transcriptional regulator codes for the protein MVNTAHARRPAGSEFGPLLQDWRRRRRLSQLALASTAGVSTRHLSFVETGRAKASREMVLHLAEHLDVPLRERNRLLLAAGFAPTFRESTLNAPGMQTVQHALAQLLRAHEPYPALVMNRHFELVSANRSVAILTEGVAEHLLAPPMNIMRAGLHPEGLARRVINPGEYSRHLLGSLARAMHNAPDDTLTELFREISTYPVADEHAADGPTDVVLPMRLRGYRPGDGELALFSTVATFGTPLDITVSELAIESFFPADPHTEAVLRARHAELPTES